In a genomic window of Gemmatimonadales bacterium:
- a CDS encoding sodium:solute symporter family protein produces the protein MRLIFSDWVIIVLYFLVSAVIGLAYTRKASQSLDEYFVSGRALPWWLAGTSMVATTFSADTPLVVAGLVARYGVAGNWLWWNGAISGILTVFFFARLWRRAGVLTDLEFAELRYGGKPAAVLRGFRALYLALPINLIIMGWVTRAMVTVLQICLNIDPWVAAILLFAVTAGYTIFAGLWGVVVTDLFQFIVKMGGVIVLAVLAVNSVGGLDELTRLSAAHFGSRDAAFGILPPTDTAWLPLSTLVVFLSVQWWAAWYPGAEPGGGGYVAQRILAAKDERHGLLATLWFNIAHYALRPWPWILVGFVAVIRYPHLANPEEGYVRVMVDVLPSPMKGLLLATFAAAYMSTVGTHLNWGASYLVNDVYLRFLRPKASDRARVMASRVATVALMLLSLVVMAFLQSVEQGWKLLIGLGAGTGAVFILRWYWWRINAWSEISAMAASFVTSIALHLAHIDPGNTSTSDYAWAMLINVGISTFVWVAVTLLTPPESDAVLERFYRKVRPGGPGWRRVAQRLGFAGDRIPGGALSWVNWVAGVAAVYASVFALGEFLTGSRTKGWVESGIAIGAFLLIQRNLRADEQLAASVDSTLSPDVSFGPGR, from the coding sequence ATGCGGCTCATCTTCTCGGATTGGGTGATCATCGTCCTGTACTTCCTGGTCTCCGCGGTGATCGGGCTGGCCTATACCCGGAAAGCCAGTCAGTCACTGGACGAGTACTTCGTCTCCGGACGCGCGCTTCCCTGGTGGCTGGCCGGCACCTCGATGGTGGCCACGACCTTTTCGGCCGACACGCCGCTGGTGGTGGCCGGACTGGTCGCGCGCTACGGTGTGGCCGGCAACTGGCTCTGGTGGAACGGAGCGATCTCCGGGATTCTGACCGTCTTCTTTTTCGCCCGGCTGTGGCGTCGGGCCGGGGTGCTCACCGACCTCGAGTTCGCAGAGCTCCGTTACGGGGGGAAGCCCGCGGCCGTGCTGCGCGGATTCCGAGCCCTCTATCTCGCGCTGCCGATCAACCTGATCATCATGGGGTGGGTGACCCGCGCCATGGTGACGGTGCTCCAGATCTGCCTCAACATCGACCCCTGGGTGGCCGCGATCCTGCTCTTTGCGGTGACCGCGGGCTATACCATCTTCGCCGGGCTCTGGGGCGTGGTGGTGACGGACCTGTTCCAGTTCATCGTGAAGATGGGTGGGGTCATCGTGCTCGCCGTGCTGGCCGTCAACTCGGTCGGCGGACTCGACGAGCTCACCCGTCTCTCCGCCGCGCATTTCGGCTCGCGCGACGCCGCCTTCGGCATCCTCCCCCCGACCGATACCGCCTGGCTGCCACTCTCGACACTCGTGGTCTTCCTCTCAGTGCAATGGTGGGCGGCCTGGTATCCCGGAGCGGAGCCCGGCGGTGGAGGCTACGTGGCCCAGCGTATTCTCGCGGCGAAGGACGAACGCCATGGGCTGCTCGCGACGTTGTGGTTCAACATCGCCCATTATGCCCTCCGGCCGTGGCCGTGGATCCTGGTCGGTTTCGTCGCGGTCATCCGCTATCCTCACCTGGCGAACCCGGAGGAGGGGTACGTCCGGGTCATGGTGGACGTCTTGCCCTCACCGATGAAGGGCCTGCTGCTCGCCACCTTTGCCGCGGCGTACATGAGCACGGTCGGCACCCACCTCAATTGGGGCGCCTCCTATCTCGTCAATGACGTGTACCTCCGCTTCCTCCGCCCCAAGGCGAGCGACCGCGCGCGAGTCATGGCGTCCCGGGTGGCCACCGTGGCCCTCATGCTGCTGTCCCTCGTGGTCATGGCCTTCCTCCAGAGCGTGGAGCAGGGCTGGAAACTTCTGATCGGCCTAGGCGCCGGCACGGGAGCGGTGTTCATCCTGCGGTGGTATTGGTGGCGCATCAATGCGTGGTCGGAGATCAGCGCCATGGCGGCGTCCTTCGTCACGTCCATCGCCCTGCACCTGGCGCACATCGATCCGGGGAATACCTCCACCTCCGATTACGCGTGGGCGATGCTCATCAACGTCGGCATCTCGACCTTCGTCTGGGTGGCCGTAACGCTGTTGACCCCGCCTGAATCCGACGCCGTGCTCGAGCGATTCTATCGGAAGGTGCGCCCCGGGGGTCCGGGCTGGCGACGGGTGGCCCAGCGCCTGGGTTTTGCGGGAGACCGCATTCCGGGCGGCGCGCTGTCCTGGGTCAATTGGGTGGCCGGGGTGGCGGCAGTGTACGCCTCGGTGTTCGCCCTGGGCGAATTCCTCACCGGCAGCCGGACCAAGGGATGGGTCGAAAGCGGCATCGCCATTGGGGCTTTCTTGTTGATCCAGCGTAACTTGCGTGCGGATGAGCAGCTCGCGGCGAGCGTTGACAGCACCCTCTCGCCCGATGTAAGTTTCGGCCCAGGAAGGTGA
- a CDS encoding glycoside hydrolase family 3 N-terminal domain-containing protein — MHLRYLTLVTVVLAACGPAPQVALPHPVPFPLGPGLAVEPDVDALAQSLPLRDKIAQLVVPWIPGTYAAYDDEAFLRTEGWVDSLHIGGVIVSIGSPLDLAAKLNRLQQRSPLPLLVASDFEGGTSIRLVGGTFFPPNMGVGATGSDSAAYQMGRITALEGRAVGVHLAFAPVADVNNDPANPIINVRSFGEDPVEVGRFVAAEVRGLQENGMVATAKHFPGHGDTGTDSHIALPVITADWARLDSVELVPFRAAVAAGVKVVMSAHIALPGMDRGQLRPGTVVPAILTGMLRDSLGFKGMVVTDALNMAGIAGPYGAEAGVRAFLAGADLLLQPADPRITINAMAAAVTRGDITPERLDSSVRRVLRLKQSLGLFTRRTVPLDSIPAVVGQAGFQRMAAGIATRSIVMVKDVGGTIYGLKAARPPLTVVTYAEEENRTVGNALAGELRARGFEVTLVRLWPASGPASYDSAAAAIARGGVALFAPADRPTAARGAIGIPAPLLQLIAGTARAWPTVLVSLGNPYLIAQLPEVGSYVIGWRANPVSEVAVARALAGVAPITGHLPISIPPSYPRGWGLQRRIP, encoded by the coding sequence GTGCATCTCAGGTACCTCACGCTCGTGACGGTCGTGCTCGCCGCCTGCGGCCCCGCGCCGCAAGTGGCGCTGCCTCATCCGGTACCCTTCCCGCTGGGACCCGGGCTGGCGGTGGAGCCTGATGTCGATGCCCTGGCCCAGTCGCTGCCGCTGCGGGACAAGATCGCCCAGCTGGTGGTGCCCTGGATCCCGGGCACCTACGCAGCCTACGACGACGAGGCCTTCCTCCGGACGGAGGGGTGGGTCGACTCGCTGCACATCGGCGGCGTCATCGTCTCGATCGGCTCGCCGCTGGACCTGGCGGCCAAGCTCAACCGCCTGCAGCAACGCTCGCCGCTGCCGCTGCTCGTCGCCTCCGACTTCGAGGGGGGCACCAGCATCCGGCTGGTGGGTGGGACCTTCTTTCCTCCCAATATGGGCGTGGGCGCGACCGGGAGCGACAGCGCCGCGTATCAGATGGGACGGATCACCGCGCTGGAAGGCCGCGCCGTCGGGGTCCATCTCGCCTTCGCACCCGTAGCCGACGTCAACAACGATCCGGCGAACCCCATCATCAACGTCCGCTCGTTCGGGGAAGACCCGGTGGAAGTCGGCCGGTTCGTCGCCGCGGAAGTTCGCGGGCTGCAGGAGAACGGGATGGTGGCCACGGCCAAGCATTTTCCGGGGCACGGCGACACCGGGACCGACTCCCACATCGCGCTACCCGTCATCACTGCCGACTGGGCGCGGCTCGACTCGGTGGAGCTGGTGCCGTTCCGGGCCGCGGTGGCGGCTGGCGTCAAGGTGGTGATGTCGGCTCATATCGCCCTGCCCGGGATGGACCGGGGGCAGTTGCGCCCCGGCACCGTCGTGCCGGCCATCCTCACCGGCATGCTGCGCGACTCGCTCGGCTTCAAGGGGATGGTGGTGACCGACGCGCTCAACATGGCCGGCATCGCGGGCCCCTATGGCGCGGAGGCCGGGGTCCGCGCCTTTCTCGCCGGCGCCGATCTCCTGCTGCAGCCGGCCGACCCGCGAATCACCATAAACGCGATGGCGGCGGCCGTCACCCGGGGAGACATCACTCCCGAACGGCTGGACAGCTCGGTGCGCAGAGTACTGCGACTCAAGCAGTCGCTCGGGCTCTTCACCCGGCGGACGGTTCCGCTCGACAGCATTCCCGCGGTGGTAGGACAAGCCGGCTTCCAGCGGATGGCTGCGGGGATCGCCACGCGGTCGATCGTGATGGTGAAGGACGTGGGCGGCACGATCTACGGTCTCAAGGCTGCCCGGCCGCCGCTCACCGTGGTGACTTACGCGGAGGAAGAGAATCGTACGGTGGGAAACGCCCTCGCGGGCGAGCTTCGGGCCCGGGGGTTCGAGGTGACGCTGGTGCGGCTCTGGCCGGCCAGCGGACCCGCGAGCTACGACTCCGCCGCCGCCGCGATCGCGCGGGGCGGCGTCGCTCTCTTCGCTCCGGCCGACCGGCCGACCGCCGCCCGGGGGGCGATCGGCATTCCGGCCCCGCTGCTCCAACTTATCGCCGGCACAGCCCGGGCCTGGCCCACGGTGCTGGTGTCGCTCGGCAATCCGTACCTCATCGCGCAGCTCCCCGAGGTCGGCTCCTACGTCATCGGGTGGCGCGCCAATCCAGTCAGCGAGGTGGCCGTGGCCCGGGCCCTCGCCGGCGTGGCGCCGATCACAGGGCATCTGCCGATCTCGATTCCTCCGAGCTACCCCCGCGGCTGGGGCCTCCAGCGGCGAATCCCGTGA
- a CDS encoding DUF1343 domain-containing protein, with protein MHKALVLLGLCWWMLGCAAPAPGSAVPPVVRPAIDVLLDDSLVLVRDKRVGLLTNPAGVDAHRVPTLARLRAAGVEVTTLFGPEHGLAGRIDVNTPVGQGQVVDSATGLPVYTLHTGERPIAPTPEMLAQVDVMVVDLQDVGARYYSYTVSTALVMEAAATARIPVVVLDRPDPIGGLVQGNVLPGVTPSAVARFPLAMRHGMTLGEVSRLARSVLGLTTELHVVPVEGWRRTMTLEETGLPFVPPSINLRTVESLFHYPGLCLFEGTNLSVGRGSDAPFEQIGAPWLDTAAVLARLRRASLGGVRFRGVSFTPRRPGDAKYADTLLSGIRLEVTDRAIYDPTATAVHLLAALRAQHHEQFAWIAPRFDRLAGGPALREAIDAGQDPASIVRGWAPELERFRERRRPFLLYPER; from the coding sequence ATGCACAAGGCTCTCGTTCTGCTGGGACTCTGCTGGTGGATGCTGGGGTGCGCGGCGCCGGCCCCCGGCTCGGCCGTGCCCCCGGTGGTCCGTCCGGCCATCGACGTGCTGCTCGACGACAGCCTTGTTCTGGTTCGGGACAAGCGGGTCGGACTGCTCACCAATCCGGCCGGGGTCGACGCGCATCGGGTACCCACGTTGGCCCGGCTGCGCGCAGCTGGAGTGGAGGTCACCACCCTGTTCGGTCCCGAGCACGGTCTTGCGGGGCGAATCGACGTCAACACGCCGGTAGGCCAAGGCCAGGTCGTGGATTCGGCCACGGGCCTCCCGGTCTACACGCTGCATACCGGCGAGCGGCCTATCGCGCCCACGCCCGAGATGCTCGCACAGGTCGACGTGATGGTAGTCGATCTGCAGGATGTCGGGGCGCGGTACTACAGCTACACCGTATCCACCGCACTGGTCATGGAGGCCGCCGCCACGGCCCGTATTCCGGTGGTAGTGCTGGATCGCCCCGATCCGATCGGCGGCCTGGTTCAGGGAAATGTGCTTCCCGGGGTCACCCCGTCCGCGGTAGCCCGTTTTCCGCTCGCCATGCGCCACGGCATGACGCTGGGCGAGGTGAGCCGCCTCGCGCGCTCCGTGCTCGGGCTCACAACCGAATTGCACGTGGTGCCGGTCGAAGGGTGGCGGCGCACCATGACCCTGGAGGAGACCGGGCTCCCGTTCGTGCCGCCCAGCATCAATCTACGCACCGTCGAGAGCCTATTCCATTATCCCGGGCTCTGTCTTTTCGAGGGGACGAACCTTTCTGTCGGTCGGGGGTCGGACGCGCCGTTCGAGCAGATCGGCGCGCCATGGCTGGATACCGCCGCGGTGCTTGCCCGGCTCCGGCGCGCGAGTCTCGGGGGCGTGCGTTTCCGCGGTGTGAGCTTTACCCCTCGCCGACCGGGGGACGCCAAGTACGCGGACACTCTGCTGTCTGGTATCCGGCTCGAGGTGACCGACCGCGCAATCTACGACCCGACTGCCACCGCGGTCCATCTCCTCGCTGCCCTCCGGGCCCAGCACCACGAACAATTCGCCTGGATAGCCCCTCGCTTCGATCGCCTGGCAGGTGGGCCGGCGCTGCGCGAGGCGATCGACGCCGGCCAGGATCCCGCGTCGATCGTGCGCGGCTGGGCGCCGGAGCTCGAACGATTCCGCGAGCGGCGGCGCCCCTTTCTGCTCTATCCGGAGCGGTAA
- a CDS encoding CDP-alcohol phosphatidyltransferase family protein — protein sequence MKLLSALEKPFYAAVNPLVERLIRAGVRPNTITTLGTGLVLISALAYGLGHVRTGGLLLLLSGVADTLDGQVARGGAMVTKFGAFYDSTLDRVGDGATFIGIGAFLLTAPDVAHRAAAVIACMVAILSSLLVSYARARAEGLGLECKVGIAQRAERILGLGLFSLLVGAGPRAVVLEILVALLAAASVITVIQRFVYVFRTADSGDEAVRPRDIERPALDTLAKGRTSG from the coding sequence GTGAAGCTGCTGAGTGCGCTGGAGAAGCCGTTCTACGCCGCGGTGAATCCGTTGGTCGAGCGGCTGATCCGGGCCGGCGTGCGGCCCAACACGATCACCACCCTTGGCACCGGCCTGGTGCTGATCTCCGCCCTGGCGTACGGGCTGGGGCACGTCCGCACCGGAGGCCTCCTGCTGCTGCTGAGCGGCGTGGCCGACACGCTCGACGGCCAGGTGGCGCGCGGTGGGGCCATGGTGACGAAGTTCGGCGCCTTCTACGACTCGACGCTCGACCGGGTGGGCGATGGCGCCACCTTCATCGGGATCGGCGCCTTCCTGCTCACGGCGCCGGACGTGGCCCACCGGGCGGCGGCGGTGATCGCGTGCATGGTCGCCATCTTGAGCTCGCTCCTGGTCTCCTACGCGCGCGCCCGCGCCGAGGGGCTCGGCCTGGAGTGCAAGGTCGGCATCGCCCAGCGGGCCGAGCGGATCCTGGGCCTGGGACTGTTTTCGCTGCTGGTGGGGGCGGGCCCCCGCGCCGTCGTGCTGGAGATCCTGGTGGCGCTGCTCGCGGCCGCCTCGGTGATCACGGTGATCCAACGGTTCGTATACGTGTTCCGCACGGCCGACAGCGGGGACGAGGCGGTCCGCCCCCGCGACATCGAGCGGCCCGCGCTGGATACTCTCGCGAAAGGAAGAACGAGTGGCTGA
- a CDS encoding inositol-3-phosphate synthase has product MADQTARRIAPAQGRLGVLCVGLGAVATTFIAGVENVRRGAARPIGSLTQMGTIRLGKRTESRAPLIKDFVALAALDDLVFGAWDPVPDDAYAAAVNAGVLERHDHIEPIAKFLKAIKPIPAVFDQSYVKRLEGTNVKTGKSKRELAEALRKDIRDFKAAQKCDRLVMVWCASTEIFISPGPTHWTLDAFETAMDANDASIAPSMLYAYAALQEGVPFANGAPNLTCDFPAMEALAKQKGVPIGGKDFKTGQTMVKTVLSPMFKARMLGVAGWYSTNILGNRDGEVLDDPESFKTKEESKLGVLEYILQPKLYPELYGNIFHKVRINYYPPRGDNKEGWDNIDIFGWLGYPMQIKVDFLCRDSILAAPLVLDLALFFDLAQRAGMSGIQEWLSFYFKSPQTAPGLYPEHDLFIQQTKLKNTLRYLMGEEQITHLGIEYYQEA; this is encoded by the coding sequence GTGGCTGATCAGACCGCCCGGCGGATCGCGCCGGCTCAGGGGAGGCTCGGCGTGCTCTGCGTGGGACTCGGCGCGGTGGCGACGACCTTCATCGCCGGCGTCGAGAACGTGCGTCGCGGAGCGGCCAGACCGATCGGCTCGCTCACCCAGATGGGAACGATCCGGCTGGGCAAGCGCACCGAGAGCCGGGCGCCGCTCATCAAGGACTTCGTGGCCCTGGCGGCGTTGGACGATCTCGTGTTCGGCGCCTGGGACCCGGTGCCCGACGACGCCTACGCCGCCGCGGTCAATGCCGGCGTGCTGGAGCGTCACGACCACATCGAGCCGATCGCCAAGTTCCTCAAAGCGATCAAGCCGATACCGGCCGTGTTCGACCAGAGCTACGTGAAGCGGCTGGAGGGCACCAACGTCAAGACCGGCAAGTCCAAGCGCGAGCTGGCCGAGGCACTGCGCAAGGATATCCGTGATTTCAAGGCGGCGCAGAAGTGCGACCGCCTGGTGATGGTCTGGTGCGCCTCGACCGAGATCTTCATCAGTCCCGGCCCCACCCACTGGACCCTGGACGCGTTCGAGACGGCGATGGATGCGAACGATGCCTCGATCGCCCCCTCGATGCTGTACGCCTACGCGGCACTGCAGGAGGGAGTCCCCTTCGCCAACGGGGCACCCAACCTCACCTGCGACTTCCCCGCCATGGAGGCCCTGGCCAAGCAGAAGGGCGTGCCCATCGGCGGCAAGGACTTCAAGACCGGCCAGACCATGGTGAAAACCGTGCTCTCGCCCATGTTCAAGGCCCGCATGCTCGGCGTGGCCGGCTGGTACTCCACCAACATCCTGGGCAACCGGGACGGCGAGGTGCTGGACGACCCCGAGAGCTTCAAGACCAAGGAAGAGTCCAAGCTGGGCGTGCTGGAGTACATCCTCCAGCCCAAGCTCTACCCCGAGCTGTACGGCAACATCTTCCACAAGGTGCGGATCAACTACTATCCGCCCCGGGGCGACAACAAGGAAGGCTGGGACAACATCGACATCTTCGGGTGGCTGGGCTACCCGATGCAGATCAAGGTCGATTTCCTCTGCCGCGACTCCATCCTGGCTGCCCCTCTGGTGCTCGACCTGGCGCTCTTCTTCGACCTGGCCCAGCGCGCCGGGATGAGCGGAATCCAGGAGTGGCTCTCCTTCTACTTCAAGAGCCCGCAGACGGCGCCGGGCCTCTATCCCGAGCACGATCTATTCATCCAGCAGACCAAGCTCAAGAACACCCTCCGGTACCTGATGGGCGAGGAGCAGATCACCCATCTGGGCATCGAGTATTACCAGGAAGCGTGA